The Bernardetia sp. sequence GTAACATTTGCTTAGTATTATACTATTTTGTTAATTGCTTTTGGATATTCAAAAATTAAATATAAATGGACACCACTACACATAATAAATTAGTTGCTTTTATTTGGTCTATTGCTGACGATTGCCTTCGTGATGTTTACGTGCGAGGAAAATACCGTGATGTAATCTTGCCTATGGTAGTTTTGAGAAGGATTGACGCTTTATTAGAACCTACAAAAGAGGCTGTTTTAGAAGAGGTTAAGTTTCAAAGGGAAGAACTTAAATTTACAGAATTAGACGCAGCAGCACTAAAAGATGCAAGTAAGCAAGTGTTTTACAATACAAGTAAATGGACACTTCAACTACTCAAGACTAACATCGGCAACAGTCGACAAATTGCTCAAACAGACTTTGAGGATTATTTGAATGGTTTTAGTAAAAATGTAAAAGAAATCATTAAGAGCTTTAATCTTAAGAGTAAAGTAGAACACATGATTTCTAAAGATGTATGGCTAGATGTTTTAGAAAAATTTACTTCTAAAAATATTAATCTCACACCCTTTGAAGCAGAAGATGCCGAAGGACGAAAACTACCACCTCTTTCCAACTTGGGAATGGGTTATGTTTTTGAGGAACTTATCAGGAAATTTAATGAGGAAAATAACGAAGAAGCAGGAGAGCATTTTACACCTCGTGAAGTAATTGACCTCATGACGCATCTTATTTTTGAGCCTATCAAAGATAATTTGCCCTCAGTAATGACTATCTACGACCCTGCTTGTGGTTCGGGTGGAATGCTTACTGAATCTCAAAACTTTATTCAAGATGAAGAAGGAGCAATAAAAGCGAATGGTTCTGTCTATCTCTATGGAAAAGAAATAAACGACGAAACGTATGCTATTTGTAAGTCAGATATGATGATTAGGGGGAACAGTCCTGAAAATATACATGTAGGCTCAACGCTTTCTAGGGATAGTTTTGCAGGAACTCAGTTCAATTATATGCTTTCTAATCCTCCTTACGGAAAATCTTGGGCTTCTGAACAAAAACATATTAAAGACGGAAAAGATGTTATTGATAACCGTTTTATTGTGAATTTAGACAACTACTGGGGAGAAACTGAAACCGTCGAAGCTGTACCTCGTTCTTCTGATGGACAGCTTCTGTTTTTGATGGAAATGGTAAGCAAAATGAAGCCAAATAATGAACAGACTGACGGCTCTAGGATTGCTTCTGTACACAATGGCTCTAGTCTTTTTACTGGAGATGCTGGAGGAGGAGAAAGTAATATCAGACGCTATATTATTGAAAATGATATGCTAGAAGCTATCATTCAGCTTCCAAATAACCTTTTCTATAACACAGGAATTACGACTTATATTTGGCTTTTGAGCAATGCAAAAGCAGAAAACAGAAAAGGAAAAGTACAGCTCATTGACGCTTCGGAGCAGTACACAAAACTTCGTAAAAACTTAGGTGCAAAAAATTGTGAGCTTACAAAAGAACACATACAGGAGATTTTAAATACACATATAAATTTTGAGACAACAGAACCTAGCCAAGACAAACCTACTTCAAAAGTATTTGATAATGAAGATTTTGGTTTCTATAAAGTTTCTATTGAAAGACCTAAAAGGCTAAAAGCACAGTTTTCAGAAGAAAAAATAAATACGCTTCGCTACGACAAACACCTTACTGAGCCTATGCAATGGGCGTATGAAACGTATGGAGATAAGGTTTATACAGAAATGAA is a genomic window containing:
- a CDS encoding type I restriction-modification system subunit M; translated protein: MDTTTHNKLVAFIWSIADDCLRDVYVRGKYRDVILPMVVLRRIDALLEPTKEAVLEEVKFQREELKFTELDAAALKDASKQVFYNTSKWTLQLLKTNIGNSRQIAQTDFEDYLNGFSKNVKEIIKSFNLKSKVEHMISKDVWLDVLEKFTSKNINLTPFEAEDAEGRKLPPLSNLGMGYVFEELIRKFNEENNEEAGEHFTPREVIDLMTHLIFEPIKDNLPSVMTIYDPACGSGGMLTESQNFIQDEEGAIKANGSVYLYGKEINDETYAICKSDMMIRGNSPENIHVGSTLSRDSFAGTQFNYMLSNPPYGKSWASEQKHIKDGKDVIDNRFIVNLDNYWGETETVEAVPRSSDGQLLFLMEMVSKMKPNNEQTDGSRIASVHNGSSLFTGDAGGGESNIRRYIIENDMLEAIIQLPNNLFYNTGITTYIWLLSNAKAENRKGKVQLIDASEQYTKLRKNLGAKNCELTKEHIQEILNTHINFETTEPSQDKPTSKVFDNEDFGFYKVSIERPKRLKAQFSEEKINTLRYDKHLTEPMQWAYETYGDKVYTEMKQIGKEIVEWAEKNGIDLNSKKRTTLTSPKTWKKQKTILEAAQKLMKLVGTEEYSDFNIFQAEVEQQIKDNEMKLSSSEKNAIYNAITWYDETAEKVIKKTQKLKDEKLEALLDRLDCTEEQLSDYGYYATKNKGEYIIYETESDLRDYENIPLKESIYSYFLEEVKPHVEEAWIDLEKTKIGYEISFNKYFYQHKPLRNIETVNKEILELEKQNEGLILEILNLS